Proteins found in one Crassostrea angulata isolate pt1a10 chromosome 3, ASM2561291v2, whole genome shotgun sequence genomic segment:
- the LOC128175252 gene encoding uncharacterized protein LOC128175252, whose product MEFLQHSGNFLVIWLVNQIAHKILAIIRPLFVKNMALSKAVPNAGDEIDLKIHYLYYNENRVSPISIEFAELMSLGYIGLEAVIQSQIKYISRMPTLRMSYKDKEGDYVDLYQANFSKFLRTVRTSSSDEVPVVNIKVSEGTSPGHFQSPIICILRSGETPARKELDFQSQTPTVTNPGSCTCGDEVLDLFTYRSPIEQSINELHDDMKELQTEVESAREYVLSMQEKYCRAPARNIGNGKQCGNCPLRLDHTARQCHIEKCVTSQQCGDVSKHPEKKSILEGANDHLKRLEKSLREKTLDLEMKQKAVDSVKNSFSQKIRGHLINSDKEKYLLKTSNGNYVPRSGLVNIDTAKIEKYFQGKVPENIELVAKTFPMIIRNFDSGRPIARLGNPARPILEANSVRFPTAALGRPPSPRGSCFWEESVPPKKRR is encoded by the exons ATGGAATTTCTACAACATAGCGGGAACTTTCTTGTAATTTGGTTGGTCAATCAGATTGCGCACAAGATTTTAGCAATCATTCGGCCactatttgtaaaaaatatggcGCTCTCGAAAGCTGTGCCGAATGCAGGTGATGAGATCGATTTGAAGATTCATTATTTGTATTATAATGAAAATCGCGTCTCGCCCATTTCTATAGAATTTGCTGAGCTGATGTCCCTTGGATACATCGGACTTGAAGCTGTCATACAGTCTCAGATTAAATACATCAGCCGGATGCCGACTCTGCGAATGTCATACAAGGACAAAGAAGGGGATTATGTCGACCTTTATCAAGCCAATTTCTCGAAATTTCTCAGGACCGTTCGCACATCAAGTTCAGATGAAGTTCCCGTTGTTAATATAAAAGTATCCGAAGGAACTTCCCCGGGACATTTCCAGTCGCCTATTATTTGTATTCTGCGATCCGGAGAAACGCCAGCTCGCAAGGAGTTGGATTTTCAGTCGCAGACACCTACAGTTACTAATCCGGGAAGTTGTACATGTGGGGATGAAGTTCTCGATCTATTTACTTATCGATCACCAATCGAACAATCGATAAACGAGTTGCATGACGACATGAAAGAACTTCAGACAGAAGTTGAGAGTGCGAGGGAGTATGTGCTGAGCATGCAGGAAAAATATTGTAGGGCCCCCGCTCGAAATATTGGCAATGGAAAACAATGTGGAAATTGTCCCTTGCGTCTTGACCATACCGCGCGACAGTGCCATATTGAAAAATGCGTGACAAGCCAGCAGTGTGGGGATGTAAGTAAGCATCCGGAAAAGAAGTCTATCCTAGAAGGTGCGAATGATCATCTAAAACGACTAGAGAAAAGTTTGAGAGAGAAAACGTTGGATTTAGAGATGAAGCAGAAAGCAGTCGATTCGGTCAAAAATTCTTTTAGCCAGAAGATAAGAGGACATTTGATAAATagtgataaagaaaaatatctacTGAAGACATCGAATGGAAACTATGTACCAAGATCGGGCCTTGTTAACATCGACACggcgaaaattgaaaaatattttcaaggcAAAGTTCCGGAAAATATCGAATTGGTTGCCAAAACTTTTCCAATGATCATACGAAATTTCGACAGCGGACGCCCCATCGCTAGGTTAGGAAACCCTGCTCGGCCTATCTTGGAGGCAAATTCTGTTAGATTTCCAACAGCCGCACTAGGGAGGCCTCCAAGTCCCAGAGGATCATGTTTCTGGG aagaaTCTGTACCGCCAAAGAAGAGGCGTTGA